The Staphylothermus marinus F1 genome has a segment encoding these proteins:
- a CDS encoding ferritin-like domain-containing protein, with product MASKKLLELLNEAIARELQVSIQYMWQHVLWKGVKGFAVKDELKKIAITEMKHAEAIAERLVYLGGIPTTKPSPVFVGENLKEMLEQDVKDEEKAIQLYKEIIKVAREEGDITTARLFEDILADEEEHHDIFTSLLEEI from the coding sequence TTGGCTTCTAAAAAGTTGTTGGAATTGTTAAATGAAGCTATAGCTAGAGAGCTACAGGTTTCGATCCAATATATGTGGCAACATGTTCTTTGGAAGGGTGTGAAGGGGTTTGCTGTTAAGGATGAGTTAAAGAAGATTGCGATTACTGAGATGAAGCATGCGGAGGCTATTGCTGAGAGGCTTGTTTATCTTGGCGGCATACCTACAACTAAGCCATCACCAGTATTTGTTGGTGAGAACCTCAAGGAAATGCTGGAACAAGATGTGAAAGATGAGGAGAAAGCAATACAGTTGTACAAGGAAATAATAAAAGTTGCTAGAGAAGAGGGAGACATAACAACAGCTAGATTATTCGAGGATATCTTGGCCGATGAAGAAGAACACCATGACATATTCACGAGTTTATTAGAGGAAATATAG
- a CDS encoding IS200/IS605 family accessory protein TnpB-related protein yields MRVYATVKVMGVAPDPSLHHKLYLFLRSYRDWTQYIIDQIWSCDKIPSMRELHSRFYGLLRSMGFRAHHCHKIERRAKEIVKSVKKNNGSKPVLKKLTARLDYEDYKLDLESKTLKIAVLDNEWVIVKLKWYSYINKYLNSDWKLKEILVSFRNNNIWVYLVFEKQVIPRKLRTVMGVDINFDNVTYTILDMNGKLVTMGTIPFKGLRKALHYKKLAEKIQKRYPRNWRYVKWVRRVRGRWLRRAGNILRDTSHYVAKKIVGIADEHDSVIVLEDLENIKSNNNGKRFNWRIHFWAYRRIQEYIYYKALMRNMLTVFIDPKYTSKKSPIGGKLIFLNYKYVKLPNGFIVTRDLIASWNLALKYLQMKGSKWSMWSPNSPLREGMKTQPKRGKPVQTIPKITIVSKR; encoded by the coding sequence GTGAGGGTTTATGCAACCGTTAAGGTTATGGGGGTTGCTCCTGATCCCAGCCTCCACCACAAACTCTATTTATTTCTTAGATCATATCGTGACTGGACACAGTACATTATAGACCAGATATGGTCCTGTGACAAGATTCCTTCTATGAGAGAGCTGCACAGTAGATTCTATGGTTTATTGAGGAGCATGGGTTTTCGTGCACATCACTGTCACAAAATTGAGCGTCGTGCCAAAGAAATTGTTAAAAGTGTTAAGAAGAATAATGGTTCAAAACCAGTATTAAAGAAACTAACAGCTAGGTTGGACTATGAAGACTACAAACTAGATCTTGAGAGTAAAACACTAAAGATAGCTGTGCTAGATAATGAATGGGTTATAGTGAAGCTGAAATGGTATAGTTACATAAACAAGTATCTTAATAGTGATTGGAAGCTTAAGGAAATACTTGTATCTTTTAGAAACAATAATATATGGGTATACTTGGTTTTTGAGAAACAAGTCATTCCCAGAAAGCTTAGGACAGTTATGGGTGTAGATATTAATTTCGATAATGTAACATATACTATTCTGGATATGAATGGTAAACTAGTAACGATGGGTACTATACCGTTTAAAGGATTGAGGAAGGCTCTGCATTATAAGAAGCTCGCTGAGAAAATTCAGAAAAGATATCCTAGGAATTGGAGATATGTTAAATGGGTTAGGAGGGTTAGGGGTAGGTGGTTGAGGAGAGCTGGGAACATATTGAGGGATACATCACACTATGTAGCCAAGAAAATTGTAGGGATAGCTGATGAACATGATTCAGTAATAGTACTGGAGGATCTAGAAAACATTAAATCAAATAATAATGGTAAAAGGTTTAATTGGAGAATACATTTCTGGGCTTACCGCAGAATACAAGAATACATCTACTATAAAGCATTGATGAGAAATATGCTAACAGTATTTATTGATCCAAAATATACATCTAAGAAATCACCTATAGGAGGAAAACTAATTTTCTTAAACTATAAATACGTTAAACTACCAAATGGCTTTATTGTTACAAGAGACCTTATTGCTTCATGGAACCTAGCACTCAAATACCTGCAGATGAAGGGCTCCAAGTGGTCTATGTGGAGCCCCAATAGCCCCCTCCGTGAAGGGATGAAAACCCAACCAAAGAGGGGGAAGCCCGTGCAAACAATTCCCAAAATAACCATAGTTTCTAAAAGATAA
- a CDS encoding HEPN domain-containing protein encodes MRNEAIRWLDEALWDYETALILHRERRYNASAFYSHQAAEKAAKALLYFINEAPWGHSVRTLLLRYFEKVGINPDQELLRCARELDRHYIPSRYPNALPVGTPHEAYDEETSRRALEASKKIVDYARKVIHGGRRE; translated from the coding sequence GTGAGAAATGAAGCGATTAGATGGCTTGATGAAGCTTTATGGGATTATGAAACGGCATTAATACTTCACCGGGAGAGAAGATACAATGCTTCAGCATTCTATTCTCACCAAGCTGCTGAGAAAGCTGCTAAGGCACTATTATATTTTATCAATGAGGCTCCGTGGGGACATAGTGTCAGAACATTACTGCTAAGATACTTTGAGAAAGTAGGCATTAACCCCGATCAGGAATTATTAAGATGTGCACGTGAACTTGATAGACACTATATTCCCTCAAGATACCCTAACGCTCTACCAGTAGGAACCCCTCATGAAGCTTATGATGAGGAAACGTCGAGGAGAGCTTTGGAAGCATCAAAAAAGATAGTTGATTATGCTAGAAAGGTGATACATGGTGGTAGAAGAGAATAA
- a CDS encoding nucleotidyltransferase domain-containing protein, with amino-acid sequence MVVEENKLLEKAVNRLVKVLNVKGIILFGSRARGDWMPWSDYDILIIADFKEKYLDRIKIILDIIGDIPLNIEPHPYTLSEALDMLKRGNPIIVDALEEGKILYATNDLEEIIKEYDKLKKKGLKRTNTTILIPR; translated from the coding sequence ATGGTGGTAGAAGAGAATAAACTTCTAGAGAAAGCTGTAAATCGTTTAGTTAAAGTATTGAATGTGAAGGGAATAATATTATTTGGTTCTAGAGCGCGGGGAGACTGGATGCCTTGGAGCGACTACGATATACTCATCATAGCTGATTTCAAGGAGAAATACCTTGACAGAATAAAAATAATCCTCGACATAATAGGTGATATACCATTAAATATAGAACCACATCCATACACGCTAAGCGAAGCCTTAGATATGCTTAAGAGAGGAAACCCTATTATAGTGGATGCACTAGAAGAAGGAAAAATACTTTATGCAACAAATGATCTAGAAGAAATAATTAAAGAATACGATAAGCTTAAAAAGAAAGGTTTAAAGCGGACAAACACAACGATACTAATACCTAGATAA
- a CDS encoding signal recognition particle protein Srp54: protein MVLDGVRKALSRFLSGKGDYERAVKEFIRDLQKELIKADVNVKLVLELTKKIRERALKEEPPPGITRREWFVNIVYEELSKFFGGDKKPDIKPKKKPWVMLLVGLQGSGKTTTAAKLAYYYKLEGYRVGLVAADTYRPAAYDQLKQLGEQIGVPVYGEPDNKDAVEIARRGVEYFVSRGFDIVIVDTAGRHHREEDLLREMREIAENIKPDEVVLVIDAAIGQQAHDLAKKFHEATPIGSIIVTKLDGTAKGGGALSAVAVTGATIKFIGTGEKIDELEVFRPPRFVARILGIGDLEGLIEKVRRIKVEFTEKDVEEFLSGRLNMRLVYKQLVSLRKMGPLRKILQMIPGLSLKIPLEIEAGKAEEKIKKWLAIINSMTYEELDKPEIIDRRRIRRIAYGAGVKPEDVRELLKQYEMMKKLSKQLRKRRDLLEKLQLGFKP, encoded by the coding sequence ATGGTGTTGGATGGTGTTAGGAAGGCGTTATCAAGATTTCTCAGCGGTAAGGGGGATTATGAGAGAGCTGTTAAGGAGTTTATTAGGGATCTTCAGAAGGAGCTTATAAAAGCTGATGTTAATGTCAAGCTTGTCTTAGAGCTTACCAAGAAGATCAGGGAGAGAGCTCTAAAAGAAGAACCCCCGCCAGGTATTACTAGGCGTGAATGGTTTGTAAACATAGTATATGAGGAGTTATCAAAATTCTTTGGTGGAGACAAAAAGCCGGATATAAAGCCTAAGAAGAAGCCATGGGTCATGCTCCTCGTAGGATTGCAGGGTAGTGGTAAGACAACAACTGCTGCTAAGCTAGCATATTATTATAAGCTAGAAGGATACCGTGTAGGATTAGTTGCTGCAGACACATATAGGCCTGCAGCTTATGACCAGTTGAAACAATTGGGTGAACAAATAGGTGTTCCAGTATATGGTGAACCAGACAATAAAGATGCAGTAGAGATTGCTAGGAGGGGTGTAGAATACTTTGTATCGCGTGGATTCGACATAGTGATTGTTGATACCGCTGGCAGGCATCATAGAGAGGAAGACTTGTTAAGGGAGATGAGAGAGATAGCTGAGAACATTAAGCCTGACGAAGTGGTTCTAGTAATAGATGCCGCAATAGGTCAACAAGCACATGATCTTGCGAAGAAATTCCATGAAGCAACACCGATAGGATCAATAATTGTTACAAAACTCGATGGCACAGCGAAGGGTGGCGGAGCATTATCAGCTGTAGCAGTGACTGGTGCAACGATCAAGTTTATAGGTACTGGTGAGAAAATAGATGAGCTAGAAGTATTTAGGCCCCCGAGATTTGTTGCTAGAATACTGGGCATAGGGGATCTTGAAGGATTAATTGAGAAGGTTAGAAGGATCAAGGTAGAGTTTACAGAGAAGGATGTCGAGGAGTTTTTGTCTGGAAGATTAAATATGAGGCTTGTTTATAAACAACTTGTTAGCTTAAGGAAAATGGGTCCTCTGAGAAAAATACTACAAATGATCCCGGGGCTAAGCCTGAAAATACCATTAGAAATAGAGGCTGGGAAAGCAGAGGAGAAAATCAAGAAATGGCTTGCAATCATAAATTCTATGACTTATGAAGAACTAGATAAGCCCGAAATAATTGATCGGAGAAGAATTAGGAGAATAGCTTATGGAGCAGGTGTTAAGCCTGAAGACGTGCGCGAATTATTGAAACAATATGAAATGATGAAGAAGTTATCTAAACAACTCCGCAAACGCAGGGATCTCCTTGAAAAACTACAGCTCGGCTTTAAACCATGA
- a CDS encoding tRNA pseudouridine(54/55) synthase Pus10, with amino-acid sequence MEESSIENQSAKMIRTAKALLARYPLCHHCLGRQFAKYGLQLKNSERGYAIKTILQMILHKELQDKIIDKETLRKYAVNAGDPITRLYEKIYEEKIEPAKCYICGNKLSEEYFEYLARKAAGLLEQYNAYTFIIGVSLSQETMLREIEVSSFSGLETSESIKNEIKREVGKIVRDKYGYIPDFDRPDVMVIIDYETDEVRAVVNPILFEGRYWKRGRNISHTIWLSKTGIKEYPYSLEEFFNDRLREIFESERIVLHASGREDVDARMLGTGRPMVIEVKNPRFRYVDMDLINELLRSTLIEAEITGYSSRAKIEYLKGEGSKKRKAYKILVYTAEPITIDKLRMLEEEYRNRVIHQRTPKRILRRKKDTLRIRRVYEIKTKMLHDKLFEAIVYCDGGLYVKELVHGDDGRTTPSFTDILGVQAYPLELDVFVVETK; translated from the coding sequence ATGGAAGAATCGAGTATAGAGAACCAATCAGCTAAGATGATTAGGACAGCTAAGGCTTTGTTGGCAAGGTATCCTCTATGCCATCATTGTTTAGGCAGACAATTTGCTAAATATGGTTTGCAACTAAAGAATTCTGAGAGAGGATATGCTATTAAGACAATTCTACAAATGATCCTTCATAAAGAACTCCAAGATAAAATAATTGATAAAGAAACTCTTAGAAAATACGCTGTAAACGCTGGAGACCCTATTACGAGACTGTATGAGAAAATATATGAGGAAAAAATAGAGCCTGCAAAATGCTATATTTGCGGAAATAAGCTAAGCGAAGAATACTTTGAATATCTTGCTAGAAAAGCGGCTGGGCTCCTGGAACAATATAATGCATATACGTTTATAATAGGTGTGTCATTGTCTCAGGAAACAATGCTTAGAGAAATAGAAGTATCGAGTTTTTCCGGGTTAGAAACTAGTGAATCAATTAAGAACGAGATTAAGAGGGAGGTTGGAAAAATAGTTAGGGATAAATATGGTTATATACCGGATTTTGATCGACCAGATGTCATGGTAATAATTGATTATGAAACAGATGAGGTGAGGGCAGTTGTTAATCCAATATTGTTTGAGGGAAGATACTGGAAGCGTGGAAGAAATATTTCACATACAATATGGTTATCTAAAACGGGGATCAAGGAGTACCCTTATAGTTTAGAAGAATTCTTCAATGATAGGCTACGAGAAATATTTGAATCTGAAAGAATAGTTCTCCACGCTTCTGGCAGAGAGGATGTTGATGCTAGAATGCTTGGAACAGGTAGGCCTATGGTTATCGAAGTGAAAAATCCGAGGTTTAGATATGTGGATATGGATTTAATAAATGAACTGCTCAGATCAACTCTTATCGAAGCAGAAATTACTGGTTATTCTTCAAGGGCTAAGATCGAGTATTTAAAGGGTGAGGGGTCAAAGAAGAGGAAGGCATATAAGATCCTAGTATATACTGCTGAGCCTATAACTATTGATAAATTGAGGATGTTAGAAGAAGAGTATAGGAATAGAGTTATTCATCAACGAACACCTAAGAGGATTCTGAGACGTAAAAAAGATACTCTAAGAATAAGAAGAGTATATGAGATTAAGACTAAAATGTTACATGATAAATTATTTGAAGCAATAGTATATTGTGACGGGGGCTTATATGTTAAAGAACTTGTACACGGAGATGATGGCAGAACTACTCCTAGCTTCACAGATATTCTAGGCGTACAAGCTTATCCATTAGAGCTCGACGTATTTGTTGTTGAAACAAAATAG
- a CDS encoding 50S ribosomal protein L21e, with the protein MVKAPRGYRHRTRKVFSKHIREKGAVPPLSLLMIDYKPGDKVHIVVNPAIHKGMPHRRYHGKTGTIIGKRGKAYIVKITLGDKEKTLFIRPEHLRPAKA; encoded by the coding sequence ATGGTTAAAGCACCTAGGGGATACAGGCATAGAACTAGGAAGGTCTTCAGTAAACATATTCGTGAAAAAGGAGCTGTTCCACCTCTAAGCTTATTAATGATAGATTATAAGCCTGGAGATAAAGTACATATTGTTGTTAATCCAGCAATACATAAGGGAATGCCTCATAGAAGATACCATGGAAAAACAGGGACAATAATTGGTAAGAGAGGGAAAGCATATATTGTAAAAATCACTCTTGGAGATAAGGAGAAAACATTATTTATTAGACCAGAACACTTAAGACCTGCAAAAGCTTAG
- a CDS encoding RNA polymerase Rpb4 family protein: MAEELDVEILEEKLLSNPEAYKLLKKAVDKIQEREGSVSMLLSKTLHYLSEFSKMEPESSEALRNVLKNMDLKDETIIMIINICPQTLDELRILFELEEKVIDTETAQQILETIKPYCKE; encoded by the coding sequence TTGGCTGAAGAACTAGATGTAGAGATATTAGAGGAGAAACTGTTATCAAATCCCGAAGCATACAAACTTCTTAAAAAAGCTGTTGATAAAATACAGGAGAGAGAAGGATCTGTATCGATGCTACTATCGAAGACCCTGCATTATCTATCTGAGTTCTCGAAAATGGAGCCTGAATCATCTGAAGCTTTAAGGAATGTACTTAAAAATATGGATTTGAAAGATGAAACAATAATTATGATCATAAATATTTGTCCACAAACTCTTGACGAGCTCCGCATACTTTTCGAGCTTGAAGAAAAAGTTATTGATACGGAGACAGCTCAACAAATACTAGAGACTATTAAACCGTATTGTAAAGAATGA
- a CDS encoding DUF655 domain-containing protein translates to MYAYRRRTGRRGERRFYCKEPYMIVLDFMEFGNPTDRHYEHRNQPVAQGIGTKYFTLLEAVPLPAIRLEIFEKVDLGPHSKVRRPIYIVYDDLTSVARTNLEEAVKRIILENEKYFVEFFNIAEPVNIRLHALELLPGIGKKTMRSILYERERKRFESFKDIRERTKIDPVKVLTERIIDELRGGEKYYLFIKPPERKGIYLGYLERIYGEIF, encoded by the coding sequence ATGTATGCTTATAGGAGAAGAACCGGTAGGCGCGGGGAGCGGCGGTTCTATTGCAAGGAGCCCTACATGATTGTCCTCGACTTCATGGAGTTTGGTAATCCAACTGATAGACACTATGAGCACAGGAACCAGCCTGTTGCACAGGGTATAGGTACAAAGTATTTTACCTTGTTAGAAGCTGTTCCTCTTCCAGCTATTAGGCTTGAAATATTTGAAAAAGTTGATCTAGGTCCTCATTCGAAAGTTCGTAGACCTATCTATATAGTTTACGATGACTTAACTAGTGTTGCTAGGACAAATCTCGAAGAAGCTGTTAAGAGAATTATTTTGGAAAATGAGAAATACTTTGTTGAATTCTTTAATATTGCTGAACCAGTCAATATAAGGCTTCACGCATTAGAATTATTGCCTGGAATAGGTAAGAAAACTATGAGGTCTATACTTTATGAACGTGAACGTAAGAGATTTGAAAGCTTTAAGGATATACGTGAAAGAACAAAAATTGATCCAGTCAAGGTTTTGACAGAAAGAATAATTGATGAGCTTAGGGGAGGCGAGAAATACTATTTATTCATTAAACCTCCTGAAAGGAAGGGTATTTATCTAGGATATTTAGAGAGAATATACGGCGAGATCTTCTAG
- the rsmA gene encoding 16S rRNA (adenine(1518)-N(6)/adenine(1519)-N(6))-dimethyltransferase RsmA, which produces MSAPPLTSSRALYFWTINLLRKHGIRPRKKLSQNFIVNPRIIHDFLKHVLPNKTLLEIGAGIGSLSYYLSRKASKYSVFIEIDERLSRICRDLISPRGILINGNALDLDWSVEQVISNAPYHITSDIIVKTARSNSVGYAVFVFQKDVVDRLLARPGTKEYGRITVLTRLVFDIEKGPVYPPIFFYPRPEVSSQMIILKRKRRYDEVISRVEEVTRLLFSKRRKKALKTIMSELGLNIDVIRRLGIDDKARVYDLSPEVFLKLAEEII; this is translated from the coding sequence TTGTCTGCTCCTCCACTAACTAGTAGTCGAGCACTATATTTTTGGACAATAAATCTTCTCAGAAAACACGGTATAAGGCCTAGGAAGAAGCTTAGTCAAAACTTTATTGTGAATCCAAGAATTATACATGATTTCCTCAAGCATGTATTGCCTAATAAAACGTTGTTGGAGATTGGGGCTGGTATAGGTTCATTATCTTATTATTTATCGAGAAAAGCTTCGAAATATAGTGTTTTTATAGAAATTGATGAGAGATTATCGAGAATATGCAGGGATCTAATTAGTCCTCGAGGAATACTGATCAATGGTAATGCTTTAGATCTTGATTGGAGTGTTGAACAAGTTATTTCAAACGCACCATACCATATTACAAGCGATATAATTGTTAAAACTGCTAGAAGCAATTCTGTTGGATACGCAGTTTTTGTTTTTCAAAAAGATGTAGTGGATAGATTACTGGCTAGGCCTGGCACTAAAGAATATGGTAGAATTACTGTTTTAACTAGATTAGTCTTCGATATAGAGAAGGGGCCTGTTTATCCACCAATATTTTTTTATCCTAGACCAGAGGTTTCGTCTCAAATGATTATTTTGAAGAGAAAACGTAGATATGATGAGGTTATATCAAGAGTTGAAGAAGTTACTAGATTATTATTTAGTAAGAGAAGGAAGAAAGCTTTAAAGACGATAATGAGTGAGCTGGGTTTAAACATTGACGTGATTCGTAGGCTAGGTATTGATGATAAAGCTAGAGTATATGATTTGTCTCCGGAGGTGTTCTTGAAATTAGCGGAGGAGATAATATAA
- a CDS encoding methyltransferase, producing MYEPSDDTWLLLETIRDNDYFNNCVDLGCGTGVVGLYLLSKNICSKTLFIDINPVALLNTVYNLKLNNYQHKGLVASIDNDSILENYFELVVANPPYLPGTPENLYDYSLVGGSRGYEAVLEFIDSAYYLLVENGVFYLVYSSLSQPIIIENYLSKKCFRIVRKNIKHFFFEDIIVVEAVKKCMLE from the coding sequence GTGTATGAGCCGAGTGATGATACTTGGTTATTACTGGAGACTATTAGGGATAATGATTATTTCAATAACTGTGTTGATCTAGGTTGTGGAACAGGTGTTGTGGGGTTATATTTGCTTTCAAAAAATATTTGTTCCAAAACATTATTTATAGATATTAATCCAGTTGCTCTTTTAAATACAGTATATAATCTTAAATTAAATAATTATCAGCATAAAGGATTAGTTGCTTCCATAGATAATGATTCTATACTTGAGAATTATTTTGAACTAGTAGTTGCTAATCCACCATATCTCCCAGGTACTCCGGAGAACTTGTATGATTATAGCTTAGTCGGCGGATCTAGGGGGTATGAGGCTGTTCTCGAATTCATAGATTCAGCATATTATCTCCTAGTTGAAAATGGTGTTTTCTACCTAGTATATTCTTCGCTTTCACAACCAATTATTATTGAGAATTATTTGTCTAAGAAGTGTTTTCGTATTGTTAGGAAAAATATTAAGCATTTCTTTTTCGAAGACATCATTGTTGTGGAGGCTGTTAAGAAGTGTATGTTAGAGTAG
- a CDS encoding RNA methyltransferase, which translates to MYVRVVLVGIEGSVNLGFIARTCVNFGVDELYLVKPAADLEEALRYAAKASDYLKKAIIVDDLVDAIKDVDLVVATTAKGYSVGDVVRQAVPLRDFVEMVKGRVNRLAILFGRESTGLTRKELRYADVLVTIPANPEYPVLNLSQAVAVFLWEIWNIRGVRAENIPPSAGRDEIEFILKLIHDISKKVLVKDEKVSRIMEIWKKIIYRSRISKYEARLLTYWLRKVLGKLE; encoded by the coding sequence GTGTATGTTAGAGTAGTTCTTGTAGGGATCGAGGGATCTGTTAATCTAGGATTTATTGCTAGAACATGTGTTAATTTCGGTGTAGACGAATTATACTTAGTTAAGCCTGCCGCTGATCTTGAGGAAGCTCTTAGATATGCTGCTAAGGCAAGTGATTATTTGAAGAAAGCTATTATTGTCGATGATTTAGTGGATGCTATTAAAGATGTTGATCTAGTTGTAGCTACTACGGCTAAAGGCTATAGTGTTGGTGATGTGGTTAGACAAGCTGTTCCCCTCAGAGACTTTGTCGAAATGGTGAAGGGGCGTGTAAACAGGTTAGCTATATTGTTTGGGAGGGAAAGCACTGGTTTAACTAGGAAGGAGCTTAGATATGCTGATGTCTTAGTAACTATTCCCGCTAATCCCGAGTATCCTGTTTTGAATCTTAGTCAAGCTGTTGCAGTGTTTTTATGGGAGATATGGAATATCAGGGGTGTTCGTGCAGAAAATATTCCTCCATCAGCCGGGAGAGATGAGATCGAGTTTATTCTTAAACTTATACATGATATTTCTAAGAAAGTTCTCGTTAAAGATGAGAAGGTATCGAGAATTATGGAGATTTGGAAAAAGATTATTTATAGGTCTAGGATTAGCAAGTATGAAGCTAGACTTTTAACTTATTGGTTAAGAAAAGTTCTAGGTAAGCTAGAATAA
- the pyrH gene encoding UMP kinase: MSNTLVIKITGKLFDTNASLIKKYVEIFKDLSGKYKLAIITGGGGLARKYIGYAREIGVSSNYWLDMIGIRSAQLNAYLLISSLYPKAYPEPVNNLEELLRIMNNYEIAVLGGLIPGQSTSSVALEVAEALGVSKVIDYSAIDKVYDKDPLKYPDAKPYDKISIAKLREILRQKQLPGEYALIDLRALDIAERSKITIIITHYKKPNTIYDILRGENPGTIIYP, from the coding sequence TTGAGCAACACGTTAGTCATAAAAATTACTGGAAAACTATTCGACACAAATGCTTCCTTAATAAAGAAATATGTGGAAATATTCAAGGATCTAAGCGGAAAATATAAATTAGCAATAATAACCGGAGGAGGAGGACTAGCACGAAAATACATTGGTTATGCGAGAGAAATAGGTGTATCATCTAATTATTGGCTAGACATGATAGGTATAAGATCAGCACAACTAAACGCATACTTATTAATTTCAAGCCTATACCCCAAAGCCTATCCAGAACCAGTAAACAACCTAGAAGAATTATTGAGAATAATGAATAACTATGAAATAGCTGTTCTAGGAGGATTAATACCTGGACAATCAACATCATCTGTAGCATTAGAAGTAGCTGAAGCTCTAGGAGTCAGTAAAGTAATAGATTACTCTGCTATAGACAAAGTCTATGATAAAGATCCTCTGAAATATCCAGATGCAAAACCATACGATAAAATATCAATAGCAAAACTGAGAGAAATACTTAGACAAAAACAATTACCAGGAGAATACGCATTAATAGATCTAAGAGCACTAGACATTGCTGAGAGAAGCAAAATAACAATAATCATTACACATTACAAAAAACCAAATACCATATACGATATACTAAGAGGAGAAAACCCGGGAACAATAATTTATCCATAA